The Oryzias latipes chromosome 16, ASM223467v1 genomic sequence AATCTGAGTAGCAAATGAAAGGGTTTTAGTTGCCATATAAAGACCAAAGTAGACTTACCAACGCTGCTCAATGCTGAGAGTGCAGATCAAAagttcaattttgaataaattacTGCTAAGTGACAATGCACAGTAATAGAACCAGTAGATAAACAGGGGGAAAAATCAATCTTCCCAAACCTGATATGCTCTCTTTCAGTCTCTCAGTCCAGGATCTCTTTAATGCACCAGCAACAGAGCAGAAAATAAAGGCACTCTTTGAACGACTGGAGGAAACCATAGCCAAAGCTTCCTCCCAGGACGTTTTTGCCTTGTCCCAAACCCATGGTCAGGTCCCGCAAGCGCTGCCCCAGAGATGCAGAGGGCATGGCCTGGGGAAGAGGACGCTGGGGATGCATGGCTCAAGAAGGCAGTTAGCCCACAAAAGAGGGAAACGTAAGATGAGCCTGACAAATACGATCGGTTTGAGCGTGAGCAGCAGCTGAGATCTGCTTCATGTCACGACCACCTTTGTTTCCTCTATTTATAACCTCTTGCACAAAGTGCTGGTTGCCTCCATTCAAAGGCAGAGGTTTCTATGCTCTTCCCTGGTTTGACTGGACTGCACAGGGAAACAGTGTTCACAAAGAGGCGCTCTGTGTCAGTCTTTGTTGATGTAACAGGTGGTCCGATTTTCTAGTACCGCTTCCTTTGTTTCTACCACATTTCCCTTCACCTCTGTGAAACGCATCAGAATTAGACAGTGCAAAgtggaaatatcaaaacacaaaCTCTCAAAGAGGTGaatgatatatatttatatttatatacgGAATCTACATTTTCAGACACAGGtgtaaacaaatgtgtttccctaaaaagaaaacaaaatatttcaaaacaggaaaatataaagtaaaaatcATTATCTGTGCACCCTAAAAGAACCTTTGGCTTCCAAAAACATGAACCAAACAGAAAATTACAACAGCATCAAAAAACATGATCGACATcaccaaacaacaaacaaaccacaagTTTCAGAAAAAGAATTCTCATGCAACAAAGGCAACCGTGATAAACAAAGCTAACGCAGgaccagttcattttagtaCAGAGGGTCAAGTGAGTGTGTTCCAGCACAACAGGCTCACACAGAAATGACAACTTTTCTCTGGCTTTCCTATTTTTAAAGTCTCTTAAAGTCTGAAGAACGCAGCTGTCATACTGGCACgtgtgcacatgcgtgtttGAATCCGCACATGCACATTTCTGAGACTGCCTTCTgacaggtggtggtggtggtggggggtttaTAGGCAACAAAGCTCCCTTCTCGTATCTCAAAGTTTTGGCTTGGAATCGTCCTTGATGTGAGCTATTTTAATGCTGTCTAGTTTTACACAACAATGGAAACAATCGCACAGTCCAAAGCCAAGCAGTCAAAAATGAACAGTATTTACAGGTGATCAGGAAATTGCCCTCCCCACCAGTGACATCAAGTATCTGTGACTTAAAACTCAATGCAGGAAAGTGCGTCCCAGGAGATTGCCATCACTGGAGACATTTATTTGTCAGGAGTGTAATCCTTACTAAACAAGTCTACTTCGTTCATATTAAGTACATAAGGTGACTGCATTGACGTGACATGACTGCATTGAAGAAACAAGGCACGAttaaaaagataataataaaaaagaacaccAATTGCAAGGACAGAAGAGATCGGAGTGTCAAATTCTCCCAACAGATCCtggtttttctttgaaaaaaagcaCACCAAGAAGGAACATTTTGCTGGACGTTTCATCAACTAACAGTGCTGTAAAGTATCATCTTTAGTCATGTAGagcaactttttcttttcttttaaaagttccccaaaatacacaaaagtaACATAACTCATTACAAGAACaaactttgcatttttatttttctgcagaagAATTCATTGCTTAGAGACTGGTGACAATTTCCCATTGGCCatcattttaaaggttttttctttaaatgattcGTCTAAAGATTTAACCCATAGATTGTCAATGCAAATGCATACAAAAGTATTACAGAACAGAAAGCGGCCGAAAGGATCCAGTctatgctttttaaaaaaactggatttgttttttggaattgttgCTGACATCAAGAGTACTTTCAGATCTTTTTGATATTAGAATCAGGCacctgtttttttccagtttcactAAAACAGGCTCATTTTGACGTTGGTATGATAAACAAGTGGTGGTAAATATCATGGCTTCCTTTTCTGTAGTTACCAACCAAGTTAATGATCTTTGACATGACACATGGTTTGGAGTGTGTGGTccaaaggtgtgtgtgtgcaaaggGATTAGAAGGATGCAGCTCTTTTGATCCTCCTGCATACAAACGTCCAGTGAGTGATGAgaacagatatatatatatatatatatatatatatatatatatatatatatatatatatatatatatatatatatatatatataaaaaaaagaacacaaaggaTGGTCTTTAGCATAGCAGTCCCAGTTTTGGGCTCAGGTTTTCCTCCAGCAGTTCAAAAGACCTTAAAAGAGAAGTAGCTCGAGGAGGAGGGACTTTCCTGATAAGATAGGAGGGACACTTTTGTCTGCATATTCATCTGCTAGACTTGTCTTAAGGTCAGAGTTGCCGAAGTCCTCTTGCGACACTTGGAGGAAGAGGTTTAGTCGGGTGCAGAAAAAGTTTCAGAAtccagtttgtttttgtcttaaatgCTCCAGCAACAGTCTGAGGGCAGAAGGGTTTGCCTCTTTTCAAAGTGTCTCACTCTGCATCCATCCGTGATCCTCTGCAGTTCAACTACATTAGTGGGTATTCATGATGGAGAGTCAACATTGTTCTTTAAAATTAGATTGCATTTGTTTCCTGTTTCACAGTAAGCAGAGAAATTGCAGCAGTGCTTCTCCGTGCTGGAGGACGGCACCTGATATTGTTGAGAGATTGCAGGTCACAGTTTGGCAGAAAAATGTTACAGGAGTGATGatgttctttctttatttttggttgTCTGTGCTGCTTGTGTGTTCATTTAGACTTATTCTGCGTTCATTCAATAGATGTTGCTGAAAACGTGTGTTTGTTAGGATCTTCTGTTGGAGTGAGTATTTCATTGGTGTGTGGTTTCAGGCTCTGCGTTCCACTGGCTGCTGCAGATAGACCTCACTCCCAGCCGACACGATGGGAAGTCTGTTGTCCAAGTGGTAACTGATCAGGTGGCTGACACTTCCAAACCGGTGATCTTTTGTGCGCACctataggaaaaagaaaaaacaatacacTTAATGTGTTTGCATCCATTTTTATGGAAAGTATTGCCTCTCCCCCCTGTTTGACTTTTTCTGTTGCACTCCCACCATGACTCACCACTCCTTCTGGATCCACCAGCAGCAGGTGTTTG encodes the following:
- the lenep gene encoding lens epithelial cell protein LEP503 isoform X4, which encodes MHPQRPLPQAMPSASLGQRLRDLTMGLGQGKNVLGGSFGYGFLQSFKECLYFLLCCWCIKEILD